From a single Silene latifolia isolate original U9 population chromosome 6, ASM4854445v1, whole genome shotgun sequence genomic region:
- the LOC141588757 gene encoding cysteine-rich receptor-like protein kinase 5 has translation MAVGDYLPIATLAGPKGNKMIITIAIAVAVVVLVILLIVLGIIIIRKRKSKSDVENCTLPEPNIENNPRDVTQNQTTEIDSKVGDLVGIDKDCSTTLESLYYDFADIQAATDNFARANKIGRGGSGIVYKGTLQDGQQIAVKRLSNGSDPGDKEFKTEVAFLAKLQHTNLVRLLGFSIAEDEALLVYEFVANKSLDYFIFDSKKRAELNWSSRFEIIKGIAQGMMYLHEDSSMRTMHRDLKAGNILLDSKMCPKIADFGLARICGIGQTHINPTQVVGTHGYMAPEYLFHGQFSAKSDVYAMGVLILEIVSGRRISGSSFHQPGGEGLISFAWRCWEDENPLEIMDPELKDSFSRDEAVKCVQLGLLCVQEDSNLRPTMSIIVHTLNADDNGASLSVPQHPPFVYSGGSNQSNTMSSNANTNTN, from the exons ATGGCCGTAGGGGATTACTTGCCAATAGCTACCCTAGCTGGCCCTAAGG GAAACAAAATGATTATAACTATTGCAATAGCAGTGGCAGTAGTTGTCCTAGTGATTTTGTTAATCGTATTAGGTATTATCATTATTCGTAAAAGAAAGTCAAAATCAGATGTCGAAAACTGCACTCTGCCAGAACCTAATATCGAAAACAACCCTCGCGACG TAACGCAAAATCAGACTACAGAAATCGATTCAAAAGTCGGAGATCTAGTAGGAATCGACAAGGATTGTTCGACAACGCTTGAGTCTCTGTACTATGACTTTGCAGATATTCAAGCAGCCACTGATAACTTTGCTAGAGCTAACAAAATTGGTCGAGGTGGATCCGGGATTGTTTACAAG ggCACGTTACAAGACGGACAACAAATAGCTGTAAAAAGACTATCGAATGGCTCAGATCCCGGTGACAAAGAATTCAAAACCGAGGTTGCGTTCTTAGCGAAACTTCAACACACAAATCTTGTTAGGTTACTTGGATTTAGCATAGCTGAAGATGAAGCATTGTTAGTGTACGAATTTGTGGCTAATAAGAGTCTTGATTACTTCATATTCG ATAGTAAGAAACGAGCAGAATTGAATTGGTCAAGTCGGTTTGAGATTATAAAGGGTATCGCTCAAGGAATGATGTATCTTCATGAGGACTCTTCAATGCGAACTATGCATCGCGATCTCAAAGCTGGGAATATTCTACTGGATTCAAAAATGTGCCCCAAAATTGCTGATTTTGGATTGGCAAGAATTTGTGGCATTGGACAAACTCATATCAACCCAACTCAAGTGGTTGGCACTCA CGGGTATATGGCACCGGAGTATTTATTTCACGGACAATTCTCGGCGAAATCAGACGTATATGCCATGGGAGTGCTTATCTTAGAGATCGTTAGTGGAAGAAGGATTAGTGGTTCGTCCTTCCACCAACCAGGCGGCGAAGGCCTTATTAGCTTT GCATGGAGATGTTGGGAAGACGAGAACCCGTTAGAAATTATGGATCCAGAGCTGAAAGACTCATTTTCAAGAGATGAAGCAGTAAAATGTGTACAATTGGGATTACTGTGTGTTCAAGAGGATAGTAATCTGAGGCCTACTATGTCTATCATTGTGCACACTCTGAACGCAGATGATAACGGTGCCTCCCTCTCGGTGCCACAACACCCTCCTTTCGTTTACAGTGGCGGATCTAATCAATCGAACACCATGTCATCGAACGCCAACACTAATACCAACTGA